A single Heterodontus francisci isolate sHetFra1 chromosome 32, sHetFra1.hap1, whole genome shotgun sequence DNA region contains:
- the si:dkey-191c17.2 gene encoding uncharacterized protein si:dkey-191c17.2, with amino-acid sequence MQRLRIKQSYWLDEQTEAKLRELGAVLVDEVIVKDHYYDNDTFDLAMNQIWLSQRDLQWQLIIGLPKTDNTIDANEDEEKQREEAKQLASKSQMKGKDRRQCVGSLISSEYDESSPRLKPQNNKAQISRQQDNEKEGENTVQEHQTPISPQQQDTTTSNSETGAHAKTEPRYGYNELKAHRQIIEYIAQFLKISLAEEESNMKITHFCQLAEIHHYASCHTARRRTYKLQDIYSIVINRDELASRNLAVIYVDANGSNIIKELEKIEAIAAHLGFDPCQTNQILA; translated from the coding sequence ATGCAGAGACTTAGAATAAAGCAAAGCTATTGGTTGGATGAACAAACTGAAGCCAAGCTCCGGGAGTTGGGGGCAGTTCTGGTGGATGAGGTCATTGTGAAAGATCACTATTACGACAATGACACATTTGATTTGGCCATGAACCAAATCTGGCTGAGTCAGAGAGACCTTCAATGGCAACTCATTATTGGTCTACCAAAGACTGACAATACAATTGATGCAAACGAAGATGAGGAAAAACAGAGAGAAGAAGCCAAGCAGCTGGCCTCCAAATCCCAAATGAAAGGCAAAGATAGACGTCAATGCGTGGGCAGTCTTATTTCTTCTGAATACGATGAGAGTAGTCCCAGATTAAAGCCACAGAACAACAAGGCACAGATATCAAGACAACAGGATAATGAAAAGGAAGGAGAAAACACAGTACAGGAACACCAAACACCAATATCTCCTCAACAGCAGGATACAACAACCAGCAACAGTGAAACTGGTGCACATGCTAAAACGGAGCCTAGATATGGATATAATGAACTGAAAGCACACAGACAGATCATTGAGTATATTGCACAGTTTCTAAAAATCTCCTTGGCAGAGGAAGAAAGCAATATGAAAATAACTCATTTCTGTCAACTGGCAGAAATTCACCATTACGCAAGCTGCCACACTGCCAGGAGAAGAACATACAAGCTGCAGGATATCTACAGCATTGTAATCAACAGGGATGAATTAGCTTCCAGAAATTTAGCTGTTATATACGTGGATGCGAATGGATCAAATATCATCAAAGAACTTGAAAAGATAGAAGCAATAGCAGCACATTTGGGATTTGACCCATGTCAAACAAATCAGATTTTGGCTTAA